In one Magallana gigas chromosome 7, xbMagGiga1.1, whole genome shotgun sequence genomic region, the following are encoded:
- the LOC136269962 gene encoding uncharacterized protein — protein MEELKDFASQYNKTLLITIHQPSSQIFHMFSTLLLLVRGHAAYFGGAQMALKYFSDLGLDFPGQYNPSDILLELLTTDGEVINKIIKASTWKGKIQNTEKENCIGNGVVNGIHSKEGDENTQNSVLGLGYYKTDTCTSEIVLDISSLEKGVQARVETTGPSHNKKWPTSFWTQFKMLSWRNAKQSRWRIFDDCVLAHAAIVAIAYCVLYYQIPDTIETLRDRMGAVFFPLVFWGFAMVTDSVTSFIGEREVVVKERKAGAYRLSAYYIAKMVSELPMLIILPIVQLSAMYWMAGIGGPITFAMYIGINLLNCFTNQSIGYIIGACVPKFK, from the exons ATGGAAGAACTGAAGGACTTTGCCTCTCAGTACAACAAGACTTTGCTGATTACCATACACCAGCCTTCCAGTCAAATCTTCCACATGTTTTCTACACTACTCTTACTTGTCAGGGGTCAC GCAGCCTACTTTGGGGGTGCGCAAATGGCATTGAAATACTTTAGTGACCTCGGCCTTGACTTTCCAGGCCAATATAATCCATCTGATATCCTGT tAGAATTACTTACAACAGACGGAGaagtaattaataaaatcattaaagcATCGACATGGAAAGGCAAAAT ACAAAACACGGAGAAGGAAAACTGTATAGGTAATGGCGTAGTTAACGGTATTCACAGTAAAGAAGGAGATGAAAATACCCAGAATTCCGTGTTGGGTCTTGGTTACTACAAAACAG atacatgtacatccgaAATAGTGTTGGATATTTCCTCTTTGGAAAAAGGTGTTCAAGCAAGAGTGGAAACGACAGGACCCTCGCACAACAAGAAATGGCCGACCTCGTTTTGGACACAGTTCAAAATGCTTTCTTGGCGAAATGCCAAACAATCAAGATGGCGGATTTTTGACGACTGCGTCCTGGCGCATGCGGCAATCGTTGCTATTGCGTATTGTGTTTTGTATTATCAGATACCCGACACAATTGAGACGCTTCGCGACAGAATGGGGGCC GTTTTCTTTCCTTTAGTATTTTGGGGATTTGCTATGGTGACAGACTCTGTGACTAGTT TTATAGGAGAACGCGAAGTGGTGGTTAAGGAGAGGAAAGCAGGGGCATACCGATTGTCCGCGTACTACATAGCCAAGATGGTCAGTGAACTGCCAATGCTCATCATACTCCCTATAGTTCAACTTTCTGCCATGTATTGGATGGCTGGGATAGGAGGACCGATAACATTTGCAATGTACATCGGGATCAACCTTCTAAATTGTTTTACTAACCAG AGCATTGGATATATTATTGGTGCTTGCGTTCCAAAGTTCAAATAA